Proteins from a genomic interval of Pseudomonas silesiensis:
- the zapE gene encoding cell division protein ZapE has protein sequence MAVRPPNRSRLKPGWPALRRFFGKASPAGGTANGRVIHDYFHHKAHAQGYTLSHSQQRVIDCMAQHATTLLGSSAHTLPGLYLHGAVGRGKSWLLDGFFQALPIAEKQRLHFHQFFAQLHQGMFSHRDQPDALAATLDELLLDCRVLCFDEFHVHDIGDAMLIARLFKALFRRGILLMVTSNYPPEGLLPNPLYHARFKPVIDLINARMQVMEVGGPHDYRSQARTHAQQLFTQGHYVWPATLAQRQALNLPEPDAPAIALPVGTRHLPARYCEGRIIGFTFGDLCDHPTAVMDYLELCRRFDHWVIDELPSLAECSIAAQQRFINLVDVLYDQDKHLVLLGQRSLRESLGGDAIDLARTRSRLGQLVEVRGVG, from the coding sequence GTGGCCGTTCGACCGCCCAACCGTTCGCGACTCAAACCAGGCTGGCCTGCGCTGCGCCGCTTCTTTGGCAAGGCATCGCCTGCCGGCGGAACCGCGAACGGTCGCGTCATCCACGACTACTTTCACCACAAGGCGCATGCCCAGGGCTACACCCTCAGCCACAGCCAGCAGCGGGTGATCGACTGCATGGCGCAGCACGCCACGACGTTGCTCGGTTCCTCGGCGCACACCCTGCCCGGGCTGTACCTGCATGGTGCTGTGGGGCGCGGCAAGAGCTGGTTGCTCGACGGGTTTTTCCAGGCCCTGCCGATCGCGGAAAAACAGCGTCTGCACTTCCATCAGTTCTTTGCGCAACTGCATCAAGGCATGTTCAGTCATCGCGATCAGCCCGATGCCCTGGCGGCCACGCTCGATGAGCTGTTGCTCGACTGCCGGGTGCTGTGTTTCGACGAATTTCACGTTCACGACATCGGCGATGCGATGCTCATCGCGCGGCTGTTCAAGGCGCTGTTCCGCCGGGGCATCCTGCTGATGGTCACCTCCAATTACCCACCCGAGGGCTTGCTGCCCAACCCGCTGTACCATGCGCGCTTCAAACCGGTGATCGACCTGATCAACGCGCGGATGCAGGTCATGGAGGTCGGCGGCCCGCACGACTATCGAAGTCAGGCGCGAACCCACGCCCAGCAACTGTTTACCCAGGGCCATTACGTCTGGCCGGCCACGCTGGCGCAACGCCAGGCCTTGAACCTGCCCGAGCCGGACGCTCCGGCCATCGCGCTGCCCGTCGGCACACGGCATCTGCCGGCCCGATACTGTGAAGGGCGAATCATTGGTTTTACCTTTGGCGACCTGTGCGACCACCCCACGGCGGTCATGGATTACCTGGAGCTGTGCCGGCGATTCGATCACTGGGTCATCGATGAACTGCCCAGTCTGGCTGAGTGTTCAATTGCGGCCCAGCAGCGGTTTATCAATCTGGTCGATGTTTTGTACGATCAGGACAAGCATCTGGTGCTGCTGGGAC